The sequence below is a genomic window from Saccopteryx leptura isolate mSacLep1 chromosome 3, mSacLep1_pri_phased_curated, whole genome shotgun sequence.
gtgtgtgtgtaataaatgTCAGGTCAATTTATTCTATGATGCttacacagtaaatatttttggagtTTCAAGCCATGGAAGATTTCTTCCATATGCTTCACAAAGGAAGgtgttttttggcctgaccaggcagtggtgcaatggctGGATCATCTACCTGAGCCTGAGGactcgggtttgaaaccctgattgCTGGCTTAGCACAGGGTCATCGGCTTGAgggtgagatcatagacatgagcccaatgTTCCTGACTTCAACCCAGTGGTCGCTGAATTGAAGCCGACGGTTACTAGCTTGATGAAGGCGTCTCTGGCTCAGTTGAATCTCCCTAGTCGAGACACATACGAGAAtgatatcaatgaacaactaaagtgccgcagctaagagttcatgcttctcatctctcttccttcctgtcttttttttctttttacagggataaagagagagtcagagagagggacatatagggccagacagacaggaacggagagagatgagaagcatcaattatcagattttcgttgcgacaccttagttgttccttgttagctttctcatatgtgccttgactgcaggccttcagcagatggagtaacttcttgctcaagccagcgaccctgggtccaagctggtgagcttttttgctcaagccagatgagtccgtgctcaagctggtgaccttggggtctcgaacctgggtcctccgcatcccagtccgatgttccatccactgcgctaccgcctggtcagccttttccttcctgtctttttgtccatttgtctctctgtcatttcacttaaaaaaaagtgttttttgttttactatcctttagaaatgttaaaagagCTAAGGTGGTATTTTTCCCGTAGCATGCCGTAGTCTGAGTGCATGGCAGTTGTTCCTACCGATAACTGAACTTGTGTTGTTTGCAGTCCAGATGGTTAGGATCCAGCTGCCATGAAAACCTTGTACTTCTGTTTCAGCAgtgcattcttttgtgtgtgtttcaggGAGTTGCATGGGGAAAAATACATAGTTTAGACCTTTTCTTCAGAGTGAAAGTGCTGTATCTTAGTGTGTTTATAACTTCAGTCCGAACAGATGATACAGAAATGTTTTCCATAGTAAATGTACCCTTTACATTTCCTCCAGCCTACATATTATTAGTGTatagcagaggtagtcaacctttttatacctaccacccacttttgtacctgttagtagtaaaattttcaaaccgcccacaggttccacagtaatgatgatttataaagtagggaagtatctttactttataaaatttataaagcagagttacagcaagttatagcatataataataacttaccaagtacttcatatcggattttcgctaagtttggcagaataaatctttataaaacaacttactatagttaaatccatctttttatttatactttggttgcttcctaccgcacaccatgaaagctggaatgcccactagtgggcggtagtgaccaggttgactaccactggtgtacagTGTGGTTTATGTGCCTGTTAAAATCTCTTCATATCTTATCACTTTGAGAAATTTTctcatgtcttttttatttatttatatttatttattttctgatttcggagtgagaggacaggagagagcgagagatagaaacattattCTGTTCCTGTGTGAGCCCTGATGAGGGATCGAACTGCCAACCCTGAGCATCGAGATGACCCTGACCAACCTGGCTATCTGTCCAGGGCccaattctttcttatttttatttttaaacttttattcattgattcacaagagaaaaaaggtgagaaagtagagagagtgagaaacatcaatttgttgcttctCTCATCCCTGCATTCACACTGGTTGATTCCTTTATGTGCTgcaactggaaatcaaacctgaaaTTTTTCCCTGGCCTGTTTACTCAGCTGTGAAATGTTGGCCCTAcgacccgggtttgattacccgacagggcacagaggaggagcAATGCCCGTCCTGTACTCCACCACTCTCCCTCTCGCTTCGCTCTTTCTCTCACCTTCTACAGCCATgactccattggagcgagttggttCCAGATACTCgcaatggctctatggcctccacctcacgcTGTAAAAATTGCTGAGCgatagagcaatgacccagatgaacagagcaaggccccctagtgaggttgccaggtggatccctgttgggtcaCATACAGATGTCTGTTCCtacctcccctcctgtcactgaatgaaaaacaaactagcctgcaaccttggcatatcaggacagtgCTACAACCTATTGAGGTACTTGGCCCTGTGTTTCAGTATCTGAAAGTATTATGTACTGCTCCATTAGAGCCGTCTGCCAAAATGATGTTTCTGTGTCTGAGACAGGGTTCCATCTTCTTGTCCACCCCTCTAGCATGGATGTCTTATTGTCCCAAAACCATTTTAATCCCCTTACCTGCAGAACTTCCTGTGCCATCACATGCTGTCTCTGCGTGAGTCTGTGCACAGGCATGTTTTACGCTGCTTTGGCTGGTCTGTCTATTGTACTGTCTGAATTATAGTGACTTGAAGCTCTCATTAACCGATAGAgaaattctttcaaattttaagaatgaaaataGATAACAGTTTAGGATTTTCATTGGCATTTCACTGGGTCTATATATACATTTTGGAGACAtgacatatttatttacttatttatttatttagacagagtGCAGaagatagagaagcatcaacttgtttcacttagttgtacacccagtgattgcttctcatatgttacCTGTTTCTCCTGGGGCTCTTCTGGTGACCTAATGATGAAGCTAGTACTTCCAGGACTGAACCGGCGACAGGACTGCTCCAGGgagtcactctatccactgaaccaccagccagggtgtAGACATGACATCTTTACAATGCTTTCATTTAGGAATAATGTTCACAGTCAAGCTTTCCATTTATGTCAGTCTGTTAACATTTCCCTCCAGCCCTTCCTGGCTAGCTCGGTGAGTTAGAGACcaactggaagcacagaggttgctggatcaATCTCCGGttgggacacatacaggaacagatcgatgttcctgtctttctctttctgtttctctctgctaaaatccataaataacaatttaaaatatcttctttccttatttcttttttttaaaacccaaaatatattcatttaatataGTCACCACAGAATCTCAACCAGagacttaattaaaaaacaaaacaaatatatatcacAGCTGAAGATACAGAGTCCTATACAGAAATCAAGGCAAGGTCAGACcatctaaggaaaaaataaaaagcccaagGACAGAGACAGGACAGCCCAGGTCAGGGATCTTGGCTGGAGACCTGTTTTGCGTAGGTTTCTTGCAGGTACTTCTTAAAGTCTGCGGGGCTTTTCCAGAGCTGGACAGCATGTGTGTTCAGTGAGCTGTCAGGGTTGGGTTCTCCTAGCAGGCTCTGGATTGAGAGCACAATGGTCCTCACGTCATATAGGGCAGACCACTTGTCCTTTAGGATATCCAAGCAGAAGTTACCCTGGGTGTCCACATTGGGGTGGGAGCAGGGTGTGAGAAACTTCACTGTGGGTGCGCAGTATGGGTAGCCCCTGGGGAACGCTAGAAAGAGCTTATACCTCAAGTCTTCATATACTGTGCCAGCTGCTCCATGGATGGTGCCCACCTATTTGAAAAGGTTGTCTGATTCTGGGAAGGCAGAAATTCCTTTGTCTCCAGACATCATGAGGGTCATCACTTCCTGCTGTGACCTCTTGCCCAGGGGGCCCTGGGCAGCTCCCCCACTGGGCTGGGCTCCTTTATGAGCTGCAGCAACACTGGCAGTGGCTGGGTTGCGGTTCTGTGAGGCCATCCGAGCAGTGCtgacaggaacacagactctgagAGCACGATTATAACTGTgcgtatttttgttttttactaaaaaatgattttaaaattattttttgtgatagagacagaaagtgggcaagatagggacagactggatgggagagagatgagaagcatcaattcgttgttgtggcaccttagtttctcagtgattgctttctcatatgtgccttgaccagggggctacagcagagtgagtgaccccttgctcaagccagtgacctcagtctcaagctggtgagccttgctcaaaccagatgaccttgcactcaaactggcaaccttggggttttgaatttgggtcctctgtgtcccagtctgacgctatatgcactgcgccactgcctggtcaggctgattttaaaattttctaaattttatttattgagagcatTGGCCaagaatgtggaagtcccaggtttgattccaggccaggcacacaggacaagcatgcatctgcttctgcaccctctcccttctcctctctcttgttctctctcttcctctcccacagccaatgctccattggaaaAAAGTGGGCCCAgttgttgaggatggctccatggcctccgtctcgggtgctagaatggttctggttgcaatgaaccaatgctccaggtgggcagagcatcaccccttagtgcaggggtccccaaactgcggccccctgaggccatttatctggcccccgccgcacttccggaaggggcacctctttcattggtggtcagtgagaggagcatagttctcattgaaatactggtcagtttgttgatttaaatttacttgttctttattttaaatattggatttgttcctgttttgtttttttactttaaaataagataagtgcagtgtgcatagggatttgttcgtagttttttttatagtccggcccttcaatggtttgagggacagtgaactggccccctgtgcaaaaagtttggggaccttaGTGGGAATGCCGAgtgaatcccggttgggtgcatgcgggagtctgtccctttgcctccccacttctcagaggaaaaaaaatttttttcctattaatagTGATAGCAAGGGAAATAGAGATAAAACAAACATAcattattttgttgttccacttatttatgcattctttggttgcttgtaCATGCTCTGACCAAGAAAGAAACCCGCAAACTTGTCTTCTCTGCATGGTGCTCTAGCCAActtagctaactggccagggcttggatgagtatttcaaatttttttccagCCTAACCTGACTAtagcacagtgcatagagtgtcagtctgggacgcagaggatccagatttgagaccccgatgGTGCCAGGTTGacctcgggctcatctggtttgagcccaaggttgctggcttgagaaaacggttacttggtctgctgtagccccccagtcaagacacatgtgagaaagcaatcaacgaccaactaaggtgtcacacaaagaattgatgcttctcatctctctcccttcctgtctgtccctctccctgacactCTTGTCTCTGTGACAAAagatatttccattgatttgagagacagaggaagggaaagatagagcagaagagagagaagtatttcgtcattgttccacttagttccattttagttgtacactcattgctAGCTTCTCTTATATACCCTCAGTGATGGAATAATGCTATATCCGCATAGCCACCTGACCAGGCCTTAAcgtaattttaaattatattttcttttctgtaatcaTGAGAATTGTGTACTTCAACACAACTGTTagttttcatctttaattttctgCTCTGAGAACTCTGGCTAATTTGGGTTCAGGAAGATTGTTTCTCGTAtgcttttataagttttatacttTCTCATATTATACTTAAAACTGTGATCTATTctgacttaatttttctttatgactAGAGTTAAGGGTCTTAATTTATTTCCTTGCCACTAGGTATACAATGATCCCAGCATCTTCTGATGAAAGACTTATCCCATTGGTTTATCCTGGGGCTTTGGTGAAAAAGTAATTGATGGTAATATATTTGGATTCTCAATTCTGGTGGTGCCTTTCTCATTGCTGCAGAGAAATGGAGCCCCACTTTACTGGCTTTGCCCTCAGTGGCTTTCTTCAAGATCTGGTACCAGTGACAACTTTAGATCGTCTAGGCCGCTCTTCCTCTCTGGTGGGTGATGACCAGCCTCACTCAGTACCCATTTCTCCAAGTCTTTTTCTggtcttaaaaatattatgaaaacttTTGCAAGCAGTTCCAGGTTGGTGTTCCTTTACAAGATGTATGACCTCTTCACTGTAGAGTATCATTCTCTGCTGTTACACCAATTCTAATCTCTTGaccatttcaaaaattttaaaagaactcactttttaaaaatacaaactttaaaaaaactgcTGTGTCCATGTGCTATTTCTGCTGAACCACCGAACAAAACTTAGCTTGCTTCTTCGGTTTCCTCTGGAAGCTACAATCTCTGAAAATACCCTCGCTTTCCACTCCAGATATAATGCCCCAAAAAAGGATAATCTGAGGACCTTCCCACCTTTCAGCCAACCCAGGGTACAGGCTGCAACTTTGTTGCTTTTCTTACATAGGGCTTTAGGTTTCCCTACATGGCGGTCCCCAATGAGGCTTTGGGGAGCGAGGGAGCGCTGACGTATCACCTTCGAAGGGAGTATGGGAAATCGCCTGTGTTACTTCTAACACTTTAGATCCTCGTCGGCCACCGTAACAGGGTTATATCTCTTGATGCTTTCAGGCGCCAAATCAGTTTGCGGAAGTATAAAGTTTATATTCCTAGCAGGCTGAAGAAAATTAGGTTAGTGTGCTCTTGTCCTTTGAAGTTTTCCGAATTGTTTTCGTTGATGGGAGGTTTGTCTCTCACATCACACAGTAGAAGTGGTGCAGTGGGGACCCCTGGAATTATGGTGGTTGGAGGAGTCGTGTGGAAGTAGTTCCAAGGTATTTCTGAGGAAGCAGGTGACTGCCTGTGGTTTGGgtgctgttgggcaaataagctttacaaatgttttttttttaatttatttattaaatttaatgcagtgacattgataaatcagggtacatatgttgaaagaaaacatctctagattattttgacatgtgattgtgctgtgtacccctcccccaaagttaaattgacttctgtcaccttctatctggttttcttgtgcccctcccctccccgaacccctctctccttcgccccctcccctttccccccaccccccatccctgttgccatcacattcttgttcatgtctctgagtctcatttttatgtcccttctgtgtatggattcatatagttcttagtttttttctgatttacttatttcactccgtataatgttatcaaggtccatccatgttattgtaaatgatccgatgtcatcatttcttatggctgagtagtattctatagtatatatgtaccaaagctttttaatccactcatcctctgatggacacttgggctgtttccagatctttgctattgtgaacaatgctgccacaaacatgggggtgcatttctccttttggagccattctatggtgtccttggggtatattcctaaaagtgggatagctgggtcaaaaggcagttcgattttcagttttttgaggaatctccatactgttttccacagtggctgtaccagtctgcattcccaccagcactgcaggagggttcccttttctccacatccttgccagcacttattctgtgttgttttgttgatgagcgccattctggctggtgtgaggtgatatctcattgtggttttaatttgcatttctctaatgattagtgatgttgagcattttttcatatgcctattggtcatctgtttgtcctctttggagaagtgtctgttcatctcttttgcccatttttggattggattgtttgtcttcctggtgttgagatttacaagttctttataaattttggttattaacctcttatcagacatattgtcaaatatgttctcccattgtgtagtttgtctttttattctgttcttgttgtctttagctgtgcaaaagctttttagtttgatatagtcccatttgtttatcctctcttttatttcacttccctgtggagataaatcagcaaatatattgctccgagagatgtcggagagcttactgcctatgttttcttctaagatgcttatggtttcacggcctacatttaagtcttttatccattttgagtttatttttgtgagtggtgtaagctggtgatctagtttcatttttttgcaggtagctgtccaattttcccaacaccatttgttaaagagtctgtctttactccattgtatttccttacctcctttgtcaaatatcagttgtttatagaactttgggtttatttctgggttctctgttctgttccattgatctatatgcctgttcttatgccagtaccaggctgttttgagtacaatggccttgtagtataacttgatatcaggaagtgtgatacctcccactttattcttcttttttaagattgctgaggctattcgtgttctcttttggttccatataaatttttggaatatgtgttctatatctttgaagtatgtcattggtattttaattggtattgcattgaatttatagattgctttcggtaaaatagacattttaatgatgtttattcttcctaaccatgagcatgatggtatatgcttccacttgtttgtatcttccttgatttcttttatcaatgttttgtaattttccgagtacaagtctttagtctccttggttaagtttactcctaggtactttatttttttggttgtaattgtgaaggggattgtttccttaacttctctttctgactgttcattgttggtgtataaaaatgcctctgatttctgagtattgattttatatcctgccactttgctgaattcatttatcaggtccagtagctttttgactgagactttaggattttctataaacaatatcatatcatctgcaaataattgccggggtccagcccccgGGGGGAATGCagaggtcccacaggaagagacggtgtcggcacgaatcgagtgagagaaccgaattcttttctttctctttattctctcgttagcatttactgccaggcatctctgccaaatgctggcctagctttttttttatgcacacacactaagttacaatcacatggtatttttttttcgctatggttacatatttccagataacagttaattcatatctataagctacaaatcaggtggtaagttattcaaagtacagttatacaataacttgaatagcaataacaatattggtacaaacttctaaaagattagtactaattaataactctaccttactgttgttgtgagtcaagggcgcagagagagatagcagacgaaattatcaaggactagcaaaggaccaccgcttgctcaggcaaatggtcctgagttcatgcagtgtcctaatttttctcacaagacttcaaaagttttgcttattaagaaattggcctagccctggccggttggctcagcggtagagcgtcggcctggcgtgcgggggacccgggttcgattcccggccagggcacataggagaagcgcccatttgcttctccacccccccctccttcctctctgtctctctcttcccctcccgcagccgaggctccattggagcaaagatggc
It includes:
- the LOC136399286 gene encoding ubiquitin-conjugating enzyme E2 C-like — translated: MASQNRNPATASVAAAHKGAQPSGGAAQGPLGKRSQQEVMTLMVYEDLRYKLFLAFPRGYPYCAPTVKFLTPCSHPNVDTQGNFCLDILKDKWSALYDVRTIVLSIQSLLGEPNPDSSLNTHAVQLWKSPADFKKYLQETYAKQVSSQDP